Proteins from one Mytilus galloprovincialis chromosome 11, xbMytGall1.hap1.1, whole genome shotgun sequence genomic window:
- the LOC143051514 gene encoding uncharacterized protein LOC143051514, with protein sequence MEAESVDSQDGRKQKKHRSTIWREQLKKNNPQKYKQYLEKQKEHSKTNRQKLKSIRLKKNKTPEEEQVCKNILENLRMRQAKLRQRKKEKTETPIKVKIGSNKNTKSKPSTRKNVQTKREKWRVAKAKYRANTSNYKKRWVKEKDKNRKKTTKDDEKKMQLPKLKQKTEKSHDMIGYKTKQSLWNKASSVRQQLPTTPRKFVDLLTHIIKNTTPRKKDAIYEQLIQKEKKYASIFMRRNMAFTKDLLDRNTLRYLKSYDRKNIVRKALKNLKIQPRKTRKDKFSKTKENLVKSFFLRTARVLPQKRYTTKYGPGYSLQMTLTAAFKTFRDENPTIKLSFSKFISLKPKCVRLLTKTQWNVCVCPTCFNIKYKLTCLNRAFSHHKSPRNEKELVNFLLCRKPDARRFHQSKCIYGICEMCSSHEKHCNIVQHYRDLNTDQEQICKLSWNHWERKMGSDGKIRKCLVQKEGNVHQCLEELQEDVEKPTQGTSLVKHVFTADWQQFQFNTIKDNLPKDNILMVMDFGRNRVVRYQDEIKSAYFAAAQITIHPIVLFYHSNDVPELIVRHSLVFLSDDITHDSKAVEYFQNKTLEFLDEKSIPYKELIIFSDGCAGQYKSRHTFAKLAQENVVIQRHYFGSEHGKSESDGEVAAVNKAVDSVVIGRRAIITNATDMYNWCCEHIVFDEPGSKRDFFLVDKNIIEHSKEDTVKPIKGIRQIHQVNNDPQTQGALNIKKVSCFCEQCLKRDYERCINSDYTDIERIKIQNEGKDVKESKRKTIIQGNKNSENKENAKLKVKEKKTTIKKKKETASSKPKVPVVPQEKKTAIKKKKETASSKPKVPVVPQEKKTSIRKKNETVSSKPKVVKQSVPLRTAEQQQPPNEHTAIDRKQYFDLKLQELQRCADYDILLALCTQLDEEFKQIEIVINEDTNIVSNNLVVDRDASNLFPKLRLQTTKFVNYLPVVVYGDGNCLPRSISTLVFGNENNFKEIRARITVEMCINAELYLKNENLIKGNSFPKKDASCLLNTYIMFLEQYTPGDRLTRNVIRRLYEEEVLNSCKNGSWMGIWELLAVSSVLKCEIMSVYPDVHTDVVPRTVLHRRILPLKEQEGLYSISAAVMWSSTRNDGFINHFVPLLPLHRQESHSVNTEPLICFDDSDTSLNEDDSFIKTFLENDVFMNIDNSDIDVMSEVLSSQANIVDEKSEVKSDDVVKSMPIEFEVVCRQANIGDEKSEVKSDDVVKF encoded by the exons ATGGAAGCTGAATCGGTTGATTCACAGGATGGGAGGAAACAAAAG aaGCATCGCAGCACCATTTGGAGAGAACAGCTTAAAAAGAATAATCCTCAAAAGTATAAACaatatttagaaaaacaaaaagaacactccaaaacaaatagacaaaaattGAAGTCAATAAGAttgaaaaagaacaaaacacCAGAAGAAGAGCAAGTATGCAAAAATATCCTAGAAAATCTGAGAATGAGGCAAGCTAAACTAAgacaaagaaagaaagaaaaaactgaAACACCAATTAAAGTTAAGATTGgatcaaacaaaaatacaaaaagtaaacCATCAACAAGAAAAAATGTGCAAACAAAGAGAGAGAAATGGAGAGTGGCAAAGGCAAAATACAGAGCAAACacctcaaattataaaaaaagatgggTTAAGGAAAAGGATAAAAAtcgtaaaaaaacaacaaaagatgATGAGAAAAAGATGCAATTGCCAAAATTGaaacagaaaactgaaaaaagtcATGACATGATAGGATACAAAACAAAGCAGTCCTTGTGGAATAAGGCGTCCTCAGTAAGACAACAGTTGCCAACTACACCAAGAAAGTTTGTAGATCTTTTAACACACATCATTAAAAACACAACACCAAGGAAAAAGGATGCAATATACGAACAACTGatacagaaagaaaaaaagtatGCAAGCATATTTATGCGTAGAAACATGGCATTTACTAAGGATCTTTTAGATAGAAATACTCTCAGATATCTGAAAAGTTATGATAGAAAAAACATAGTCAGAAAAGCATTGAAGAACCTGAAGATACAACCTAGAAAAACAAGGAAGGATAAATTTtcgaaaacaaaagaaaacttgGTGAAGTCATTTTTCCTAAGAACAGCCAGAGTTCTACCACAGAAGAGATATACTACAAAATATGGGCCTGGTTATTCTCTACAAATGACATTAACAGCTGCATTTAAAACCTTCAGAGATGAGAATCCTACTATTAAATTGAGCTTTTCTAAATTTATATCATTAAAGCCAAAATGTGTCCGACTATTGACAAAAACTCAGTGGAATGTGTGTGTTTGTCCTACATGttttaacattaaatacaaacTTACATGCCTAAACAGAGCTTTCTCTCATCACAAAAGTCCAAGAAATGAAAAAGAGCTAGTCAactttttattatgtagaaaaccTGATGCAAGGAGATTTCACCAAAGTAAATGCATTTATGGCATTTGTGAAATGTGTAGTTCACACGAGAAACATTGTAATATTGTACAACATTATCGTGATTTAAATACAGATCAAGAACAAATATGTAAGCTGTCCTGGAACCATTGGGAGAGAAAAATGGGAAGTGATGGTAAAATAAGGAAATGTTTGGTACAGAAAGAAGGAAATGTTCATCAATGTCTAGAGGAATTGCAGGAAGACGTTGAAAAACCAACACAAGGAACATCCCTTGTTAAACATGTATTTACTGCTGATTGGCAACAGTTCCAGTTTAACACGATAAAAGATAATCTTCCTAAAGATAATATTTTAATGGTAATGGATTTCGGAAGAAATAGAGTAGTGAGATATCAAGATGAAATTAAATCAGCATATTTTGCTGCAGCTCAGATTACAATACATCCtatagttttattttatcactCCAATGATGTGCCAGAACTGATTGTAAGACATTCTTTAGTATTTCTGAGTGATGATATTACACACGACTCAAAAGCAGTCGagtattttcaaaacaaaactcTTGAATTTTTGGATGAAAAATCTATACCCTACAAGgaattgataattttttctgATGGTTGTGCTGGACAGTATAAAAGTAGGCACACTTTTGCCAAATTAGCACAAGAAAATGTTGTTATACAGCGTCATTATTTTGGGAGTGAACACGGCAAAAGTGAATCTGATGGAGAGGTTGCTGCTGTTAATAAAGCAGTGGACTCAGTTGTAATAGGAAGACGAGCAATTATAACAAATGCTACAGACATGTATAATTGGTGCTGTGAGCATATTGTTTTTGATGAACCAGGATCGAAGAGAGATTTTTTCCTAGTTGATAAAAACATTATCGAACATTCTAAAGAAGACACTGTTAAACCCATTAAAGGAATAAGACAGATACATCAAGTTAACAATGATCCTCAAACACAAGGTGCACTTAACATTAAGAAGGTGTCATGTTTTTGTGAACAATGTTTAAAACGGGACTATGAAAGATGTATAAATTCTGACTATACAGATATTGAAAGAATAAAGATCCAAAATGAAGGTAAAGATGTTAAAGAATCAAAGAGGAAGACAATTATACAGGGAAATAAAAACagtgaaaacaaagaaaatgcaaAATTGAAAGTCAaggaaaagaaaacaacaattaaGAAAAAGAAGGAAACAGCATCATCAAAACCAAAAGTACCTGTTGTTCCACAAGAAAAGAAAACAGCAATTAAGAAAAAGAAGGAAACAGCATCATCAAAACCAAAGGTACCTGTTGTTCCACAAGAAAAGAAAACATCAATAAGGAAAAAGAATGAAACAGTATCTTCAAAACCAAAGGTAGTAAAACAAAGTGTGCCATTGAGGACAGCAGAACAACAACAACCACCAAATGAGCACACAGCAATAGACAggaaacaatattttgatttaaaacttCAGGAATTGCAAAGGTGTGCAGACTATGATATCTTACTGGCATTATGTACACAGTTAGATGAAGAATTCAAACAAATTGAAATTGTGATAAATGAAGATACTAATATTGTCTCAAATAATTTAGTAGTTGACCGTGATGCATCAAATTTATTCCCCAAACTTAGACTACAGACAACAAAGTTTGTGAACTATTTGCCAGTGGTGGTGTACGGGGATGGGAATTGTCTTCCCAGAAGCATCAGCACTCTTGTCTTTGggaatgaaaataattttaaggaaattagaGCAAGAATAACAGTAGAGATGTGCATTAATGCAGAATTATACCTCAAAAATGAAAATCTTATCAAGGGAAACAGTTTCCCCAAGAAGGATGCTTCTTGTCTactaaatacatatataatgtttCTGGAGCAATATACACCTGGAGATAGACTTACAAGAAATGTTATTAGAAGACTTTATGAAGAAGAGGTATTAAACTCGTGTAAAAATGGATCCTGGATGGGTATTTGGGAACTTCTCGCAGTTTCATCAGtattaaaatgtgaaataatGTCTGTTTATCCAGATGTACACACTGATGTTGTTCCAAGAACTGTACTCCACAGGCGAATTCTTCCCTTGAAAGAACAAGAAGGTTTATATTCTATCTCTGCTGCTGTAATGTGGTCATCAACTAGAAATGATGGATTCATCAATCATTTTGTCCCGCTCTTACCACTTCATAGACAAGAATCACACTCAGTTAATACTGAACCCTTGATTTGCTTTGATGATTCAGATACTAGTTTAAATGAAGATGACAGTTTTATTAAAACTTTTCttgaaaatgatgtttttatgaaCATTGATAATAGTGACATTGATGTCATGTCTGAAGTTTTAAGTAGCCAAGCAAACATAGTTGATGAAAAGTCAGAAGTCAAATCAGATGATGTAGTCAAGTCAATGCCGATCGAGTTTGAAGTTGTATGTAGACAAGCAAACATAGGTGACGAAAAGTCAGAAGTCAAATCAGATGATGTAGTCAAGTTTTAA